A stretch of DNA from Limanda limanda chromosome 16, fLimLim1.1, whole genome shotgun sequence:
GAGCGTCCTGGCAGCTTTCAGCTcggacctcctgctgctcacgCTCACGTGGAGCTGCAGCGTGACGGCGGTGACGTGGCAGCGCATCGCACGCGCCTGAGCCACGGCCACCACGAACACACGCGTGTACAGGACCAGGATCACCGTGATGGGAACCACGAAGGTCACCACCAGGTCCACCACTCCTGCTACGTAACCAATGACGATCAGACATTCTCCCAGGCAGGAGTTGAACCTGTCGGGACGCAGCAGCTCGTCCTTCACCAGCAGGCTGCTGTAGAAGACTGAGAAGagccaacacgcacacacacacactttcactcggCCCTCGGTGACTCGGCTCCCGTAACGCAGAGGGTCACAAACGGCCACGTAGCGGTCGACAGAGATCAGCACCATGTCTCCCACCGAGGTCGAGGTGACGATGAAGGACACGTAGTTATAGAGAGAACACAGCAGATCCccgaggaaccagcaggaccacttcctgaggactTCACCAGGCATCAGCAGGAGGCCCACCAGCAGGTCTGAGACggccagagagaggaggaggatgttggTGGGAGAGTGGAGctgcctggagagagagagagagagagagagagagagagagagagagagagagggagagagagagagggagagagagagagagagagagagagagagagagagagagagaggagagagagagagagagagagagagagggagagggagagagagagagagagggagtgggagagagagagagagagggagagagggggagagagagagagagagaacattcaTCCAACAGCAGCAAAGAACCAACACATCTGTCTCTTCTCTATAATGTGAATAAAGTCCCACATGGATCAGAAGCTCTCTGTGAACAGCGTGTGTGTTCCTGCCTGAAGTGTGAGATGGAGATGATGACGAGCAGGTTGAGAGCCACCGTGAGGACGGACACCGAGTACAGGAGCACGTGCACCAGCACGCCCTCGGGCCAGGAGGAGCTGGGCCTCCTGCAGGAGGTGTTCATGTGAAGTGGGAAGCAGAGCTCCCCCCCGTCCTCCATCTTCAGAGCTCCCTGGTCACCTCCTGGAACTGCCTCTCTGTCAGCTCCTCTATTTATCCTCCtggttcctgctcctctggtgGACTCTGACGTCCCTGGTCTGGTCTCTGAGGGACGTCCTCTCTCACCGGCTcacagcaggagacagaaaAACTGCACGACGATCACATTCTGGCTGTTTTCCAGATTCAGGTGAAGCccatttgacctttgacccctgataTGTGGTCAATTTACCTTTGAGTGAAATTTTTGGACAGAATTTGGAGACAAACTGAAACTCTCCTAATAcaaatttataatttttatttcaaatagaGAATCTTGAATTTCTTTTCATGCGCCACATATTCAacacttttatataaaaatgcattttaaaagtGGACAAACTAAAAGAATCttagtagacgttaaataaatgtttgtaaagatgtttctctcgtttcaggtcgctcttatctcactgatgtttttattaagtgtttctgatcagtttggtttgaatcagttatttaataatataaaatctTAATATTCGTGTCTTATTTTTGACGTCGGCTCAAATGATTCTGTGaatgtaatcagattacttctgcttcagaggcttCATGACGAGAAACTTCCAGTTTCATCACAGCTCCGATGAAACAATAATCATCAATAACGATTCTAATGAGATTCATTTGTAGAGAACTTTTTACAAAGTGATTCACAGGAGGATAAACTACTGTAATATAAAATactaaatacattcaaattcatTGAGAGATGAAAGCTGATTTTAAAATAGAACATTTTCAGGAGGCATTAAAAATCAGCAACAGAtaatttgtgcttttatttccgTTCATCGTGGTTCATCCTCGAAGACGTGTTAgtttacattcatttaattcTCCCACAGTGGAACCAGCAGGTGATACACAACTGTACTACATGTACACatattactttttattattatttccttacatgatatatatatatatatatgtagatatGTAGTAAACACATATACATCATACATTGACAAACTATTAGAAGTTtcatatattgaaatatatgtCAAGCCCataaatatatgtgtttgtacatcatataaaatcatataaaatcatatatgtatatatatatatattcatagatattatatgaaataatttaatatgGGCTGATTTATGGGATACATGTTTAGCTCAATAATGATTTTCCTTACATATGTACATGTTTAAGAACCACATGTATCTTAAGTGTTCAACAAACATACATGTTTAACATACTGGTTTATATAATATATGCTAATATTGTAGACATTTATGTtgcatacatatatatgtgtccCACATCCCAATGTTGGGACTGAggtcccagtgatctgacttataacaaagagtcgtaaaacttgggacccgcctcaggagaccccttacatttaaaaatccagcatggagctcttatctccatgtggcagaagatcacttcctgggtcccccactgtaaaccgccccttggggccaaat
This window harbors:
- the LOC133021430 gene encoding trace amine-associated receptor 13c-like, which produces MEDGGELCFPLHMNTSCRRPSSSWPEGVLVHVLLYSVSVLTVALNLLVIISISHFRQLHSPTNILLLSLAVSDLLVGLLLMPGEVLRKWSCWFLGDLLCSLYNYVSFIVTSTSVGDMVLISVDRYVAVCDPLRYGSRVTEGRVKVCVCACWLFSVFYSSLLVKDELLRPDRFNSCLGECLIVIGYVAGVVDLVVTFVVPITVILVLYTRVFVVAVAQARAMRCHVTAVTLQLHVSVSSRRSELKAARTLGVLVLVFLSCFCPYYGVALAGEQLLNSSSGFFVLFLFYFNSCLNPLVYALFYPWFRKAATLILNLQILQPGSCQAHVL